The Colletotrichum higginsianum IMI 349063 chromosome 2, whole genome shotgun sequence genome has a segment encoding these proteins:
- a CDS encoding SNF2 super family protein has translation MASVQAAPAVQLPGAGMTATTPQQAQEIFNKFKQMRENGVPTTDPEYIKAEQFVLSFQQQARLRQKQQAFLQHQQQQQQMQQQRQMQQAGGPNGAVNGAHPAQQQQQSTQPSASSALGGSALPSASSNTSVAAAGSPTTSAPSSGPGAGQFNPQQLSLLRQQIHAFKLLTKNAGVPLQMQQAIFTQRERRKAIAAEAAAMAASSTPAPVSRDSAQPGPNGVESKSEPPEVQGPTFKAVKSPYDDPNLIRKSISYFEHTQRRNRKLIPGLFPTGVDFDQLRYEREVIIFNRMRDRYAELKSTPANIAHWDTTADDVELDDSARVKAIIEMKGLGLYAKQRAMRDKIGRSMMFYDNLAMTTNRSNYRRTKKMTVREARITEKLEKQQRDIRENREKKRHTDFLAAITQHRNEIQQTAASQRNKSSKLNKLMFAQHYNIEKEEQKRIERTAKQRLQALKANDEEAYLKLLDEAKDTRITHLLRQTDGFLRQLAASVKSQQRKALLEQTGEEQMPEEEEESEHESDADDTSGRKIDYYAVAHKIKEEVTEQANMLVGGRLKEYQVKGLQWMISLYNNNLNGILADEMGLGKTIQTISLVTYLIERKKQEGPYLVIVPLSTLTNWTLEFEKWAPSVSKIVYKGPPLARKQQQDKIRQGRFQVLLTTYEYIIKDRPVLSKIKWFHMIIDEGHRMKNQNSKLTSTIQQYYHTRFRLILTGTPLQNNLTELWAMLNFTLPTIFKSAKTFDEWFNTPFANTGGQDKMDLTEEEQILVIRRLHKVLRPFLLRRLKKDVEKDLPDKTEKVIKCKFSALQSKLYKQMVTHNKILVSDGQGGKAGARGLSNMIMQLRKLCNHPFVFDEVENTMNPMSISNDLLWRTAGKFELLDRVLPKYKATGHRVLMFFQMTAIMDIMEDYLRYRNMKYLRLDGTTKSDERSDLLREFNAPNSDYFMFLLSTRAGGLGLNLQTADTVIIYDSDWNPHQDLQAQDRAHRIGQKNEVRILRLISSNSVEEKILERARYKLDMDGKVIQAGRFDNKSTETDRDAMLRTLLESADLAETGEQDEMDDEELNLLLARSDDEVTVFQKLDEERRKDPIYGDAAGAKAKPRLLGEDELPDIYLGDGSLVEEEVETSLGRGARERTKVRYDDGLTEEQWLMAVDDDDDSPEAAAARKQARKDKRENNRLKRTAVMNAADASPSVSRASTEEVETPKKRGRKPGSKNQEKRKADDGEDEPPAKKRRGPQGRPKAVSVSAGSEAPRISAQQRQSLQTSARALFDGLMNLEVDDPEPPEEDDDESVAGKRIIIGPFLALPPKRDYADYYLIIQAPISMKQIEQKIKKQQYYSLGDMRKDVDLMFSNCQTYNEEASLLYQDSLTLQKFFHEQLQKELEEHPELQELEGDGPKEASVAPSASASVGTPQPVTSATRIKLISSASNGAKEANGESNGGSNGAPSDQE, from the exons ATGGCTTCCGTTCAGGCTGCCCCTGCTGTCCAGCTCCCTGGCGCCGGCATGACCGCCACCACTCCTCAACAGGCTCAAGAGATATTCAAC AAATTTAAGCAGATGAGAGAAAATGGCGTCCCCACCACCGACCCCGAATATATCAAGGCCGAGCAGTTCGTTCTGTCTTTCCAACAACAAGCGCGTCTACGACAGAAACAACAAGCTTTCCtccaacaccagcagcaacagcagcagatgCAACAGCAGCGACAGATGCAGCAGGCTGGTGGCCCCAATGGCGCTGTCAACGGCGCGCATCCcgctcagcagcagcaacagtcAACACAACCATCTGCGTCCAGTGCGCTTGGCGGCTCTGCCCTTCCCTCTGCAAGCTCAAATACCtcggtcgccgccgccggctcgccAACCACATCGGCTCCGTCAAGCGGTCCTGGCGCTGGTCAATTCAACCCTCAGCAACTGAGTCTGCTTCGCCAACAAATCCATGCATTCAAGTTGCTGACAAAGAATGCTGGCGTTCCTTTGCAGATGCAGCAGGCCATCTTCACCCAACGCGAGCGGAGGAaagccatcgccgccgaggccgccgcgatgGCGGCTTCATCAACACCGGCACCCGTTTCTCGCGACTCCGCACAGCCTGGTCCGAATGGCGTCGAGTCCAAGTCTGAACCTCCCGAGGTTCAGGGCCCAACGTTCAAGGCTGTCAAGTCTCCTTACGACGACCCCAACCTGATCCGCAAGTCCATCAGCTACTTCGAACACACCCAGCGCAGGAACCGCAAGCTAATTCCTGGACTTTTCCCTACCGGTGTGGACTTTGACCAGCTGCGCTACGAGCGAGAAGTCATTATCTTCAACCGCATGCGTGACCGTTACGCCGAGCTGAAGAGCACGCCGGCAAACATCGCTCACTGGGACACCACCGCGGACGATGTCGAACTGGACGACAGCGCCAGGGTCAAGGCCATCATTGAGATGAAGGGTCTGGGGCTGTACGCCAAGCAGAGGGCAATGCGCGACAAGATTGGCCGCTCGATGATGTTTTACGACAACCTCGCTATGACCACCAACCGTTCCAACTACCGCCGCACCAAGAAGATGACGGTTCGCGAGGCTAGAATCACCGAGAAGCTTgagaagcagcagcgcgATATCCGTGAGAACCgtgagaagaagaggcaCACCGACTTCCTCGCGGCCATCACCCAACACCGGAACGAGATCCAGCAGACTGCCGCAAGCCAGCGTAATAAGTCGAGCAAGCTTAACAAGCTCATGTTCGCCCAGCACTACAATATTGAAAAGGAAGAGCAGAAGAGAATCGAGCGCACCGCCAAGCAGCGTCTGCAAGCCCTCAAGGCCAACGACGAAGAGGCATATCTCAagctgctcgacgaagccAAGGACACCCGTATCACCCACCTTCTGCGACAGACCGACGGGTTCTTAcgccagctcgccgcctcTGTCAAGTCTCAGCAAAGGAAGGCTCTATTGGAACAAACTGGCGAGGAACAGATGccagaggaagaggaggagagcgAGCACGAGAGCGACGCAGACGACACGAGCGGAAGGAAGATTGACTACTATGCCGTTGCCCAcaagatcaaggaggaggtcaCCGAGCAGGCCAACATGCTCGTGGGTGGCAGGCTCAAAGAATACCAGGTCAAGGGTCTGCAATGGATGATCTCACTGTACAACAACAATCTCAACGGTATTCTTGCAGACGAGATGGGTCTCGGCAAGACCATCCAGACCATCAGTCTGGTCACGTACCTCATCGAGCGCAAGAAGCAGGAAGGACCTTATCTGGTCATCGTGCCACTCAGCACTTTGACCAACTGGACCCTTGAATTCGAGAAGTGGGCCCCGTCCGTCAGCAAGATCGTCTACAAGGGACCTCCTCTGGCCAGAAAGCAACAGCAGGACAAGATTCGCCAGGGACGCTTCCAAGTTCTGCTCACGACATACGAGTACATCATCAAGGACCGGCCGGTTCTTAGCAAGATCAAGTGGTTCCACATGATTATCGACGAAGGTCACCGTATGAAGAACCAGAACTCCAAGCTTACGTCCACCATCCAACAATACTACCACACCCGATTCCGCCTGATTTTGACGGGTACCCCGCTGCAGAATAACCTTACTGAGCTGTGGGCCATGCTCAATTTCACCCTCCCCACTATTTTCAAATCCGCCAAGACTTTCGACGAGTGGTTCAACACGCCCTTTGCCAACACGGGTGGACAGGACAAGATGGACCTCACGGAAGAAGAGCAGATTCTCGTCATTCGTCGCCTGCACAAGGTGCTGCGACCCTTCCTGCTGCGTCGTCTGAAGAAGGATGTCGAAAAGGACCTCCCGGACAAGACAGAAAAGGTCATCAAGTGCAAGTTCTCGGCCCTGCAGAGCAAGCTGTACAAGCAGATGGTCACGCACAACAAGATCCTCGTCAGCGACGGACAGGGTGGCAAGGCTGGTGCTCGTGGTCTGAGCAACATGATCATGCAGCTTCGCAAGCTCTGCAACCACCccttcgtctttgacgaAGTCGAGAACACCATGAACCCCATGAGCATCAGCAACGACTTGCTCTGGAGAACGGCCGGCAAGTTCGAGCTCTTGGACCGGGTTTTGCCCAAGTACAAGGCTACGGGCCATCGCGTCCTGATGTTCTTTCAGATGACGGCGATCATGGACATTATGGAAGATTACCTGAGATACCGCAACATGAAGTACCTCCGTCTGGACGGTACGACCAAGTCAGACGAGCGTTCCGATCTGTTGCGCGAGTTCAATGCTCCGAACTCGGATTACTTCATGTTCTTGCTGTCGACACGTGCCGGTGGTCTTGGTCTGAATTTGCAGACTGCCGACACCGTCATTATCTACGATTCTGACTGGAACCCTCATCAAGATTTACAGGCCCAGGATCGTGCCCATCGTATCGGGCAAAAGAACGAGGTTCGCATCCTGCGTCTCATCAGTTCCAACTCGGTCGAAGAGAAGATCTTGGAAAGAGCCAGGTACAAGCTCGACATGGACGGCAAGGTCATCCAGGCCGGTCGTTTCGATAACAAATCGACGGAAACAGATCGTGACGCCATGTTGCGAACCCTTTTGGAGAGTGCCGACCTTGCAGAAACGGGAGAGCAGGATGAAATGGACGATGAGGAGTTGAACCTGCTCCTCGCTCgtagcgacgacgaggtgaCTGTCTTCCAgaagctcgacgaggagcggAGGAAGGACCCAATCTACGGCGATGCGGCCGGCGCGAAGGCCAAGCCCCGTCTGTTGGGAGAGGACGAACTCCCCGACATCTATCTGGGCGACGGCAGCCtggtggaagaggaggtggAGACGAGTCTTGGACGCGGAGCCCGTGAGCGGACCAAGGTTCgctacgacgacggcctcacGGAGGAGCAGTGGCTCATGGctgtcgatgacgacgacgattctcccgaggctgctgctgcgcgcAAGCAAGCACGTAAGGACAAGAGGGAGAACAACCGGCTCAAGAGGACAGCCGTGATGAACGCCGCGGATGCCTCCCCCTCGGTAAGTCGCGCCAGCACCGAGGAAGTGGAAACGCCCAAAAAGAGGGGTCGCAAGCCCGGCAGCAAGAACCAGGAGAAGCGCAAGGCagacgatggcgaggatgagcCGCCAGCCAAGAAGCGTCGCGGACCCCAAGGCAGACCCAAGGCGGTCTCCGTGTCGGCGGGGTCTGAAGCGCCACGAATCTCGGCCCAGCAGCGCCAGTCCCTCCAGACAAGCGCGCGTGCCCTGTTTGACGGACTCATGAACCTTGAGGTCGACGATCCGGAGCCCCctgaggaggatgacgacgagtcGGTGGCAGGCAAGCGGATCATTATCGGACCGTTCCTTGCTTTGCCTCCCAAGCGCGACTACGCCGACTACTACTTGATCATTCAAGCCCCCATCTCGATGAAGCAGATCGAGCAAAAGATTAAGAAGCAGCAATATTATAGCCTCGGCGACATGCGCAAGGATGTCGATCTCATGTTCAGCAACTGCCAAACGTACAACGAGGAGGCATCACTTCTGTACCAGGATTCCCTGACTTTACAG AAATTCTTTCACGAGCAGCTCCAGAAGGAACTCGAGGAGCACCCGGAGTTGCAAGAGCTTGAGGGCGATGGCCCCAAAGAGGCGTCTGTGGCACCCAGCGCCAGTGCGAGCGTCGGAACCCCTCAACCGGTAACGTCGGCCACGAGAATCAAGCTGATCTCTTCGGCTTCCAACGGCGCCAAAGAAGCGAACGGCGAAAGCAACGGAGGCAGCAACGGTGCTCCGAGCGACCAGGAGTAG
- a CDS encoding WD repeat domain-containing protein yields MSSDSEDFVVDGPELAEDDPMRAFLPASFGKKSKEANIAAQIDRSRRAAEKPSAGTAHEESAGPPTAAQKEKKSDSDSNDSDSGDSDSDDSEDGDDYPVSHELVLKTHERAVTTVTLDPAGGRLVSASLDCRINLHDFASMTPSTLRAFRSVDPWEAKSSAANAESHPIHHVEFNSLSGSVFLCVSAHPQAKIMSRDGDVITEFVKGDMYLRDMNNTKGHISEVTTGTWHPTDKNLCVTAGTDSTLRIWDINNKRSQRDVIVFKSKAAGSAGRTRMTAVAWGAPAQGGSNVLVAAALDGSLVMYSGNSPFSRPTAEIRDAHKPDTWTGGIDISSDGRMVVTRGGDNTIKLWDTRKFKTPLVTVDHASTSDHFPMSNIRYSPNSTSILTGSATGDLHILNPGNLRPEHVTPITPGAPLITVNWHPKINQIITGSANGETHVLYSPTMSSRGAVEVMSRAPKKRHIDDDPSRTTDMSVGMSGDSIVTPGSVMAGRRNAGVTASGKSKDPRRPAVLEQTPFMRNQPDEKHIADNIPLAKMLHEDPREALLKYADAAQKDPMFTAAWQKTQPVTQYADVSDDEDEGPDKKKARR; encoded by the coding sequence AGCCGCAGAGCGGCAGAAAAACCCTCGGCGGGAACGGCCCACGAGGAATCCGCAGGTCCTCCAACAGCTGCTcagaaagagaagaagtcCGACTCAGATTCCAATGACAGTGACAGCGGCGActccgactcggacgactccgaggacggcgacgactaCCCTGTTTCGCATGAACTGGTCCTGAAAACCCACGAGAGGGCCGTGACAACGGTCACGCTGGACCCGGCTGGCGGGCGGCTCGTGTCCGCGTCGCTCGACTGCAGAATCAACCTGCACGATTTCGCGTCCATGACGCCGAGCACTCTCCGAGCATTTCGAAGTGTCGACCCGTGGGAGGCAAAGTCCTCTGCCGCCAACGCCGAATCGCACCCGATCCACCACGTCGAGTTCAATTCCCTGTCCGGCAGCGTCTTTCTCTGCGTGTCCGCCCACCCGCAGGCCAAGATCATGTCGAGGGACGGCGACGTCATCACGGAGTTCGTCAAGGGCGACATGTACCTGAGGGACATGAACAACACAAAGGGCCACATTTCGGAAGTCACGACGGGAACCTGGCACCCAACGGACAAGAACCTCTGCGTCACTGCCGGCACCGACAGCACTCTCCGCATCTGggacatcaacaacaagcgcAGCCAGCGAGATGTGATTGTCTTCAAGTCAAAAGCAGCAGGGTCCGCAGGCCGAACGAGGAtgaccgccgtcgcctgggGCGCCCCAGCCCAGGGCGGCAGCAACGTGCTTGTTGCGGCCGCGCTCGACGGCTCTCTGGTCATGTACAGCGGCAACAGCCCGTTCTCGAGGCCTACGGCCGAGATCCGAGACGCCCACAAACCGGATACTTGGACCGGGGGCATCGACATCTCGTCCGATGGACGGATGGTCGTCACGCGAGGAGGCGATAACACAATCAAGTTGTGGGACACACGGAAGTTCAAGACGCCTCTTGTCACGGTGGACCATGCATCAACGTCGGATCATTTCCCGATGAGCAACATTAGGTACTCGCCAAACTCGACCAGCATCCTGACGGGCTCTGCGACGGGCGACTTGCACATCTTGAACCCCGGAAACCTGCGCCCCGAGCACGTGACGCCAATCACGCCAGGAGCGCCTCTTATCACAGTCAACTGGCACCCCAAGATTAACCAGATCATCACTGGCTCGGCGAACGGCGAGACGCACGTGCTGTACAGCCCGACCATGTCTTCCcggggcgccgtcgaggtgaTGTCGCGGGCGCCCAAGAAGCGGCACATTGACGACGACCCGTCCCGGACGACGGATATGTCGGTGGGCATGTCGGGTGATTCCATTGTCACGCCGGGCAGTGTGATGGCCGGCAGGAGGAACGCGGGAGTGACGGCGTCAGGAAAGTCCAAAGACCCTAGGAGACCGGCTGTCTTGGAGCAGACGCCATTCATGAGGAACCAACCCGACGAAAAGCACATTGCGGATAACATTCCCCTGGCCAAGATGCTCCACGAAGACCCCAGAGAAGCGCTCCTCAAGTATGCCGACGCTGCGCAGAAAGACCCGATGTTTACCGCTGCGTGGCAGAAAACACAGCCGGTCACCCAGTATGCGGATGtgagcgacgacgaagatgaaggcCCGGACAAAAAGAAGGCGCGGCGGTGA